The stretch of DNA TAATGTGTGACAAAGATCGTAATATCTTTTGaattaaaaagatatatataccCCCGCTTACTTGAGACGACAATGGTTCAATCCTTTTAAGTTGTTGTTTGTTTCCTCAAGTTAATCACATTTTCAAATTGATCACTCTTCAAGTTGGTCACATTATCGGGATGATCATACCATTATGTAAGTCACCTTTGAAATAATCATATCGTCAAATGATCACCTCTTTAAGAGGACTATTTTAACTTAATCATATTTTCAATACATCTTCAACTCGATATCATTTTTCAATCATTCTCAAGATAACTCGCACCATATATCTTCCTTTTAATCTAGTATAATTAGGCTCACTCTCTTAATATCTTTTTTTGTTGAATTAATCCGATCAGGCCAATCTCCTCTTCAATCATTCTCTAAGTCCGATCATTCTTCTCACCAATCGTCTAACCTTAGGTTAAGCGTTGTCTTCCTTAATCACTCGACCATAATAGGATGAACTCGTCTCATCcaaacaacatatatatatatatatatatatatatatatatatatatatataatatttttgaaatataattttatcaaatactATTTATgtcaatacatatttaaaatacAACTTTCATTTATCGTTTACTAAAGTGGGACTATACATTCACTCAAacctctttctcaaaatacatgtttaaaatataaatatattttcaaaaattgcaATCATCCTTTTTATTTTGTATTGCATTGATTATATATTTATCGATTATATGAAGTAATTAGTCTTAAAATCTACTGCATCAAAATTTAGGAATATATCTAAATTGTTCCATTATTCCCATGACATCttcctcttttattttctttccataattttttttacaagCAATATATTGAGttattttaattttgtttcttttttaaaataatgAGTGATGAAAATAAGATCTTACCATCAACAATCAAGGACTTAACAATCAAGCTAGTTGACATTCTCAAGATTTATCGAACTATATCTCGAATTATCAAccctaaataataaaaaaaatattttaggatGATAATTACACATTATATATATccgaaaataattatatattttttgcttttaatctagcatatatatatatatatatatatatatatatatatatatatatatatatatatatatatatatatatatatatatatatatatatatatatatatgtatatatgtgtgtgtgtgtgtgtgtgtgtgtgcaaaattttaaaattcaattctaatattcttaatttaattatACCCATAGATTATGGATATTATATAGTTTTAGTATTTTAAATTTAGCAACCAATAATCATGATAGCAGTAATTAATCTAATTGGATGGATTATGGGATATGTTGGTTTTCCATCATCATAGTACTATTTCTTATGGACGGACACACGACATGATTTCATGTCAACCGCTACGCCACGTACGTAAATTGACCAAAGTCAATTACTTGTCTACCTATATATTAATTTCCACGTGGATGCCGCCGAAGACCTCTGTGCTCAATTTAGGAGTTCTTTATACCACACGCGGGCACATGCGCTTCTTTTCATATTCATAGAAAGATGATTACACGGTAAATAATTATGCATCATGTCTCTCCATTGTACATTTCTACGTCAAAAATACGTACGTCTCTCTGCACATCAAACTCGAGATTTGCTGTGTTCCTCAGATTGCAAGCGTCAACAACTTTTTAGCTGCTAAGGTTGGTGGAGTTGTCGGAAAGCTTGGCCCTCCTGCTGATCTCCTTCTCCAGCTCCTCCAAGCCGCCCACTTCCTCCAGTTCCTGCGTTCACAGCGGCACGTACACATTAGATGTTTCTGGGATCGGGAGCGTCATTGTTCTTCCACTGTTTTGTCTTTGTGCTCCGATGTTTGCAACCAACGAGTGGAGCCACGGCCTCACCTTGGGTCCCAAGAAGAGCCCATACGGCACCCCGTCGAACTTGTCCATGTGGTGAATCTGCCAGCAGCCACACAAAAAGAAGTGAACGAGATTAGACTATCCCGCGTTGGTGTCGTCGTCGATGTGCGACGTCAACAGAAACGGACGGCGGTACCTTGTGGGCGGCGGCCACCCGGCGGAAGTAGGGGACGTTGGCGATGGGGCCCACGGGGAACCTGCGGTGGACCAGCCCGTCGTGGACGAACATGTAGGCCATCCCGAACAGCGTGATCCCGAGGCCCTGCAGGTTTTGGCCACGCGGAGCTCGTGTCAGCCGGAGATGGTGAAGGAAATGGGAGGAGACGAGACCGGGAGAACCCGGGAGAGGAGGGGAGGGGATGAAGAGAGGCTTACGGCGCCGAAGCAGAGGCCGGGGAGGAGGCCGCGGTTGAGGAAGCCGTAGGCCATGAGGGAGATGGCGGGGACGGCGTTGATGATGGCGAAGACGTCGTTGAGCTCGAAGGGGCCGTCGCGCGGCCGGTGGTGAGACTCGTGCATGTTCCATAACGATGCGTGCCACAGCGCCCGGTGCGCCCACCTCGCCCAGAACTCCATCCCCACCTAAACCCACCCACCCACAACAAAATCGAATCTGGGTCTTCGATAAGCCGTCGGATCGAAGCGACAAGAGAGAAGAAATAGGACAGAAAGGAGGGCTTACCGCCGCGCCGACAGAGAGAGCGAACGTCCCGAACATCTCCGTCACCGGAACCTCTCCTCCCTGCCGCGCAGATTAGTTCCTCTGTTACTAGtcgtaaagaaaaaaagaaatctttCCCTAAATCAAGTCGAATAAAGAACGCGCACGATGTGAGGCAGAGCGACCGACCTCCATTTGCCAGGAGAAACGGTAATAGACGGCGGCGACCGCCGTGGAGGTGATGCCGAGGCTGGACAACACCGCCGCGATCAGATACGCCCGTCGCTCCGACCGCTTCCTCGCGGTCCTCTCCGCCGTGCGCCGCTCCGACGAGGCCCGCAGCGCGTCTGATCTCTCCGTCTCCTCCCCTTGGGGATCAACTTCCGTCGACGTATACCGGCTATTCTTCTCCGCGTCCTTGCCCACCTCCTTCAGCACGAAGCAGACCGCGGTGGCTCGCCGCCGCCACAGTCGAAGCGCGGAAGCCCTGCCGGGGGAAGACCCGAAGAGGAGAAAGCAGTCGCCCGCCGCTTTTAGAGGAAGGGACGGCTCCCTGGGGAAGCAGCACGAGATTAGGCTGGTAGCAGCAGCGGAGATCCCGGCCGCCATGGGCTATTGTTTGGCCTCCCCAATACAGAGGTCGGTCGTTTGGTGTTGGCAATTGCCTAACCAATGAATGCCGGTAAAAGAAATCACCCAACAGAAAGAAGAAACGAGAGAGACGGAGAGAGGAGTCGGTCGGTGGATTCAACGAGTGGCCATGGGAACGAGAGAGAGTGTGTGGTGAGAACGAAGACGCAGCGCTGCGCCCGTCGGGCTCTTAGGGTAGTGTGCTTGACCAAAACGTCACCGACTTGGCTTGATATTTTCGGAGATGTCACTTCCACACGTTTCGACTCTCTTAGAATTACTCCCACACGTTTGAACTCTCTTTGGTACGGTCGTTAGGGGGTGTTTAAATTAaaccaaaaaaattaaatcaaatcggaatgattaaaccaaaaaaatTAATGATTCAATATTAAAAACTATGAATTattttaatttgattaattaaaTGATTGGGATTTacaattttgttgttgttgttatacttGAAGGTTTACGTAATAATGCATAACAATGTCTCACCCTCTCCTTTTTGCACCTCTATCTTAGCTTGGGGTGCGGTCGGTGAATATGACAGTCTATTTATAGATCTAAACTATAAAGTCATAACCCTAATTAAATTAGGACTCAAACTACTAATTTAATTTCAATCAAATTTAAATTACAATCTCTAATATACTctcttaattttaataattttttttaaactccAAGTAATCTTTGCATATGCTAAAATGTTCtccgaggttttataaaaatatctataaattggTCGTAATAATCCATCTCCATCATCTTATTCTTTACTTATATTATAGGAAGTGGTATCTTACATAAATATACTTATTTCTActataattaattagatatttgaataattttaaaATCGAATATTCATATTAAAAAAATGTTTAATATATTTTTCTGGATTGTTTCATACCATAAAATCGCTTTAGATACTAAAAAGATAACATAATCAGATATCATCTTCcatatttaattttctttaggatctataaaattataaagattcatatataattttttatccatCCTAATTGTCTTCTAATTCTCTTATAAGTTATATGAGATGTTGATAATTTTCTAAAGATGATGGGTTTGAAGAATCTCTAGGGATGATAGaaaaaatagaagataagaaaaatTATTGAATAAGCTTTATCGAAGATAAGAAGCTTTAGCTTTACTACATTAACATGCCCTCTCATAttcatacagattaggaggaaagatattatcttctatcatgcccccgtaaaatggtgctcctgtcaaggataccaattttggatcgatgcaaagaatgactTATGAGTAAGAGACTTCGTGAGTCGCTGGTCGAAGGCAAGAGCAAAGTTTTACTTTTCTCAATGGCATTGGTCGCTGGCTGAagacaagagcgaagcttcgcttttctcattactatgataccatgataaaaagaatagaaaataagaataattattgaagaagctttatcaaacctttgatcctatttatacatataagAAGCTTTAGCTTTACTATCCCTCtcgtatttatacagattaggaggaaagatttcctcgtatagttggaaaaatcttatcttttaTCAGGGGAAGGAGATCCTTGTGATGTATCGAGCTCCTCAACTATTTGTTCatctgtatattcattatttgtaTCTCTTTGATCAATCGTAATAAATTTACTTGCATCCAAAATCCATTTAAAAGCTTTTTTCTTTAGTAAAAATAATATCTTTACTAATTATAATTTTCTCAATGATGAGATTATAAAGCTTGTAAGCCTTTGAATTGTCACTGTAGCTTAAAAATATACAGGTTTCTATCTTATCACCCAAAAACTCTAAGATGAGACACATCAAATTTATAATCACTCCATGCTTCTTGAGGTGGTGTTATGTTTATACTTTTTTGAGagagataaatttaaaatatacacAAAAATTTCTTAGATAGTAATTTGATTTTCAATATACTTTTAACCATATTCATTAGTGCTTGTAGGGAGCGATGAATAGGACATAATTTAGTGAATTAGAAGCGCACTTGGAACAACAACTTGAAGTGATGATCTTGAAGGCACGGTCATATTGGAACAATATGATCATCTTGAAGGATGTGTGGTCCTCAAGGCATAGGCATGATCGTTTTGGAATGATGGGACACTCTTAAAGATTTGATGGTCTTGAAGGTGCGATCTATCTTAGAAAGGTAAGGCCAACTCAAAGACACATCAATCTCGAGGGAACGACCAACAAGCACGCCTCTTTTGAGGTGATGTCCTCTTGAGGTTACACGACCTAACTCGATGAAGTGCCCAACATGGTGTGAGCATTTGCATTAAGAGCATGACTTAACTCGAAGGCGCCGCCAAACATGACAAAGCAATCAACTTAGAGAACGACCAACTTGACAAAGCAGCCAACACAGAGGGTGGTCGTCTTTTAAGGGCGCGACCGAAATAGAGGCGTGAGACCATCTTGGACGTGCGTTCGACTGTTGGTGTGGCCAACTTAGCGTCACAGTGGTTGTGGAGATATGGTGATGTCGTGAAGAACAATAGCTCAACCTCATGTGCAATTGGCCATTGTGATCACCTACGAAGAGACGCAAGTactaactcgataagatagaagaTGTCAAGATATATTATTTGTCTTTCCTTTGAGTCGATGATTgtgatagaaaataaaaattattgtgATAAAATTATGGAAAGATACCACGAAAAGGTGTACAAAAATCATAGGTTCCATCGAATGGGGAATTCATGAAGACGATTAAAGTACATGACACTGAATGCAGCCTTTCAAGTGGTGTATCTTGATATCTATAATTTCGAAAGGGATTCATCGTATCGTATGGAGAGAGGGGAGAAAAATTATATCGAGTGAGGGCCTCGTTTCTCTCCATCATCGAAGTCTCATCGatctcttcctctctttttccTCCTTTATCAGCTCCTTCGAGAAATGAATGTGAGATTTAGATTTGGGTTGTTGGATTCTCGATTTCCTTTACTGGACAAATGATGATTCTTGTAGCTACgttgtgttcttttttttttctcttctctgcTTAGCTTCATCTTTCGATCAACTTGATTTCTTTGTTACTCTCAAACTTGAGCTCCAGCCATATGCTGATGATTTGCGCATCTCGGAACTCTAATATGGACTCGAAAGTTGTCGTCTTATTTCTCATGATGTGTGCTTAACTTGCAGAAGACTGTGTTCAAATTGGACCTGCACGATGACAAGGCCAAAGGAAAGGCCATGAAGGATGTCTGTGGCTTTGAAGGTATTCATCCtccttcctttttccttttcttcctttTACCGCATGATGATTGGGTTCTTTCCCTGCGCATCGCGTGGACCAGAGATCGATTTCATTGGGATGGACATGAAAGAGAAAAAGATGACGGTGATCGGATCCGTCAATCCTCTGAAGGTTTTGATCAAACTCAGAAAATTCTGGCCCGCCGATATAGTTTCCCTGGGGCCGGTGAAGGCGGAGGAGGCCAAGAAGGAAGAGACGAACGAGCCTCAACAACAAATGGGAGCAGCGTCAGTCAACCCGTACGCAGCCTACAATCTGGAGAGGATAGAAGAGAATCCAAATCCTTGTGCCATCATGTAATCATTAGACGGCAACAGGAGAAGATTCCATGGCAATTGATGTCCTGAAGAATCCTTGACATGAAGTTAGCATAGGGTTGAGAAGAGTGACAGCGAGTGAAACAAGAATGCATTGCTTGCAAGTTTCACCATGAGAAGTGCGTCGGCCGTGGAAAGATATCCTGCGACATCTCCAACATGAGCATTTACAAAGGACTGTACTCTCAACGAATCAAACCTTAAGTGCTTGccatcaaaatctaaaaatacCATGGATCGATGCGATAAGATGATCTCGAATCTACTCTACGTTGATGCTTCCTTTGTGTGTGGTTCCCGAGAAACTTCATTTAATCCACAAGATGAACCAAACTTCCACTCCATGTTTACTAAGAACATGGCCATTGTCGAGCAAGTTGGCCCTATTGGCCTGTTCAATACTGCTCCACAGACCGTCGCCCATAAATTTGCTGTCACTGATTCCCTTTGTGATCTCATGGTCAACCACGTAGCAGTACAAATCCAAACTGCAGCTATAGTCCGGAAGACGACATGCAGATTATACTAGCAGCAGTTGTGTGACGGGTTTTAAAAGGAGTGCAGTCGACTTCTTAGACTTTGGTGTCGCGGAAAAGTCTTCCACCTGTCCCACCGGGCCAAATCCCTCTTCCCAGGTAACAACTTGGAAGAATGATTGCTGCAGAAGTAGGGGTCGATGCTTCTGGTGTAGTCGTCTTCTGACCTCGTTGCATTTAGGAGGAAGAAGGCCAAAGATGAGCGCCGTGTGTGCACGTTGTTTCTCCCCTATTTGCTAACCTCatttcaactctctctctctctctctctctctctctctctctctctctctctctctctctcctttcacCTTTGTTGTTGTGATCGATCATTTCCGTCGAGGGTAGTGAGACTTCCTGTCATTGCTTTCCCATGGCAGATGAACCTGCTAAAGGTGGGTCTATTCAATCAATCGGTCACTAAAGAAAGGCACTACCGAAATGAGCGTCTTTTTCCCTCCAGTCTCTGGttttatttcattgatataataattaatatattttaatctaacatcAGAATCACTTaatatattaatcataaaattaataaaaattttatatttaaaagataattttgataCGTGATATAATCTTCTAATTATCTTTTGATAGACCCTTTTAGCTATATAATCATAAAACTTATAATAGTTTCAGGGAAAGGATATAACTTTTTAGTTACTACCATCGATTATGATCATAGGATGTTAGTAAGAtcaattttttatgattattttttttggCATTACAGTTTAATCTTACATCGACATGAAAGAAACGACACAGTAGCAACGATCTCTTGGTGAGATAAACCAAACAAAATTGAATGGGTAATCCGATCCGCATAGTTTTGTATGCTTTGCCATTACTCCGACAAGAACGAGAGGAAACGAAGCATGCATGCGAGGACGGAGAAGCTTTGTGCACTCTTGATCATCTCTCTGGGTCCAGGTCCGGCGGTGGCGCCGTCCGGGGCACGGCAGGCGCAGTCCAGAGCAGCTCAAGGCACGTGCAGACGCCGGAGGCGAAGATGGAGAGCCAGACGAAGACGGGCGTGCCGAGCAGGACCAGGCCGACGGGTACCATCCACAGCTGCTCGTTGGACCGGTGGAAGGAGAGAGCCCACCACGCCAACAGCGCGCCGCCGCAGACGCCGACGAGCAGAAGGCAGCAGTTGGCGGCCAGAGCCACACGGAACCTGGCGGCCTCTCCGCTCGAGGGGGTGTCGCTGGGCTGGAGGGCTTTTGCCTCCTGCACCGGCTGGCTTGCCGTCGCCGCTTTGGTTTGACTCGGGGAGGCGGACGCCATGGGACCGAACAGATCACGCCCGGAGGCTTGTGCGGTTTATGCGGGGGCGGCGGAGACGGGTGGTGGAGTGGCAACGCAGCGACGCTGCCAACTATGGTATTTGGGGGAGTAATCGACTCGACGGTGTTCGCGTGGGAATACTATATGGATGTCTATATCTTGATTTGCTGATGTCGCTGCTATCAACCACCACCTCTTCATCCTTGTGTTGCGGATTCCAAGCTGACCTACCAAGTGATAAGCAACCAACTTGGAATGAGACCAATCGAAGCTGACCAATTTCTATACACTCTATTGGGTTTAGTCACTTCCTCAAACTTATTAtacgtaataataataataataataataatgttcttCTGGTCATTTTGATATTGTCAATTTGGATTCCAATGGCCAAATCTTTAGTTTCAATCCTGTTCGAACAATTTCAGGCCCCTTTTTACCCAATCCAATGAAAGCCAACCTCATCAATGACAAACAAGAACCAATCGCATAAAGACGAGCTACAAAAGCAACACTTGATCAGTCGCAGGTAGGCTCTCAAATCCCTCAGCTACTTCCTGCATGATTAGTGACTAAAGACGTGATCATCGTGTCGCTTGTTGCTTATCTTGTTCCGAAGGTCAATAGCCATGGTAAAACTAGATAATACGAAAATAACGATACGATTGACGTACCTTGACGCTACATAATCGACACCTCGATACTACGTGATGACACATTGACACTACATATacaacaacatcatcatcaaaattatcatatattttcTTGATTTGACCCAACACACAATTCAGCAATAATGAAAAATACATAATCATCCATGAAATCAATGTGTATATTCAGCAATAATGATCATgaaactgtgtgtgtgtgtgtttttgtgCATTCAGACTCTAAAATCTTGACATTCAACCAACTATATTCTCGGAGCCAATATTCTAATCAATTAATTATGAGTCAGCGTCATAATCGAATGATGAAATTTTGACTTAACACTATAATTCTATTTGTTTTCATTAAGAGTACTAATTTGACTGTAAATAACGTCAGAATCATATTATCCCAAACATAAGTTTAAATATTACAGTAAGATGAAATAGTATAGAACATAAGCGGCATAGTAATTCATTGCAATGAAGCCTTTGCTGGTAGAAAAGGAACTCACTCACGATTAATGACAATGTTCCGACGCCTGAAGAAGCCATTGTCAGCTTCTTCATTCAGAACCTACTCTGTGACCCATTTCACCACTCTAAATGCGACAGACATTCCATATTTGTTTTCCTGGATCCATCAATTCATTCTGTGGTACAATCACATAgtagatcaaatcaatcaaaGAACATTGTTGATTggttaattttaacatttttctGATGCTGATGGATCAATGATTTCCTGTGTTTGATACAGCAGGAATAACAAGTACAAAAAAAACTGCAACATCTTATGCATTCATAAACAAATAGCTCGGCCCATTCCAGAGTAAAAACCCTACGAAATCTCACTAGCAAAATTTACCTGAGACAGCCATCCACTGTGTTGATGCTTAACATGTTAAGAGAAGGGGCTATTTGCAGAGACATAACCACTGAGGGATCACATGCCGTGTTGGAGGTGCATGTTGTACTTGCACTGTGACAAAAGAAAATGCCttgatttaaatcaaaatatgattggTCTTTTTCCTTTCCATTTGCCTAAATCATTAGCATGTCTTCTCAATAATCTTCTGCAGATGTGCTGTAATTTCCTTTTAGCGACCGATAAGATGCTCTTCCTAATTCATATCGTTGCAGTGGCAGATGTCATTTGTTCGTTTCTGTCACATGGGGTGTGTTCAATGGCGCTGCTGCGTCAGGTGCGTTGGCACGGCAGCGCAGTACTCTGCTCCCTGCGTCGTCTACTGCATGTAGCCGAATTCCACTGCATTTACTTCTCCTTAAGCATCGTTGGATTGCACGGGCGATCAGATCTTGCAATTAAATCCGATTTGACGTGACTTGGGAGCACAGATCTTTTCCTCAGGTGATGCCTATCGATTTCGTTGCTGGTGTTCGGTCATGTCACTGCGACCCAAGTAAAATTATCGAGACATTGACCGCGAAGTCTGAGATATTAGTATATGAATGTGATGCACTGAGGAATCTTTAAGAGTTGACGACCGATTAGAATCATACTATGCAAGTTTCTGAATCTAATTTAAATGGATGATAGAGATTTTACGGAGCAAACGGTCGTCTGCGTCCCCATCAGGCCGAGCCATTCGTGCCGCGCCAAATTCCCTGACCATTGTTTATTCTGGGTGGCCCAACCAGGTCCTGCTTCGGTGTCCGGGAAACCGTATCCCGAACGCGGCGGTGACAACATTAACGGGGAACGCAACATAAGAAGGCGAGAAAGCGTTTTATCTCCTTTTCACCCGTTTCCCGATGAAAGTGAAACGAAACAGACAAACCTCAATCGTCGGATCGGAGGAGGGGCACCAAGCACGAAGCGTCGGGCCGTCCAAATGGAATCCAACGATGCCAAACGGGTCCGGTCATTGCAGAGGAGAAGTCAGTACTTACTGACCACCCGCCCCCACTTCTCGAGGTTTAAGAGGAACACTAGACGACAACAGCGCCAAGATTCCCATTCCCAACGGCTACGTCGTCGACGTGGGTGGTTCCTTCTTTCTCTCTCATTCTTTGGCGGGAGTGAACCGCGACGACGAAGTCGATGTCGCCCACCGGCGGGAAGCCAAACCGGAGACGAGCAGTAACAAACGAATGAGGAAACATTTTGAATTTAGAAAAAAGAAAACGGAAAaaaaatgatacatgcaatgcaaagaaaataacaaaaaggAATTTAGAAGGAAAAAAGGAAATCAGGCGGGAGAGGGCTGGGAGGTGGGATCGGCGGAGGAAGGGAGGTCGGGCCCGACGCGGCAGCCCTCGAGCATGAAGACGATGTCGGTCATGGACGGGCGGTCGAGGGGGTCGGGTGCGGTGCAGAGAAGCCCTACCTTCACCCCCAGCAGGAACTCCTCCCACTCCGACGACTCCGGGTCCAGCTCCAGGAGGCCCGGCTCCAGCAGCTCCGCCACCTGCCCCCGCTGCAGTTGCCGCTTCACCCACTTCACGATGTCCTCATCCTCCCCCGCGAACGTCCCCGGCCGCCGCCCCGTCAGCAGCTCCAGTAGCACGATcccgaagctgtacacgtccCCCTCCCGCGTCGCCTGCCCAGCCGCTGCCGCGTCCGGCGCCACGTACCCTAGCGACCCCACGGCTGGAGCCGCCGCCGACGTTGACGCTGCGGCAGCGGCCGCCGCTGCTCCTGCCGTCACCACAATTGGCTCCAGTCCGAAGTCCGAGAGGTGGGGCTCGAAGTCCGCGTCGAAGAGGACGTTCTGCGGCTTGACGTCCCCGTGAACGACGCCGGAGCCGTGGAGGAACGCCAGGCCGCGGGCTACGCCGAGGGCGATGAGGTGCCGCATGGGCCAATTGAGGACGTGGCCGTCCTGTTGAGACGCCTCCTGGAGGAGGGTGGCAAGATTGCCGTTGGGCATGTAGTCGTAGACCAGCAGTCGAACATCTGGCGGGGGACCGGCGTAGTAACCGCGGAGAACCGTCAGGTTCCGGTGCTTCACCTTCCCCAGTGACTCCGCCTCCTTGCGGAACGCTCCCTCCTCGATCACGATGGCCCCGTCCGCGGACGTTGACGGCAGGCGGAGGATGGACAGCACGGTGCCATCGTTATAACACGCTTTGAATACCAGCCCGTGGCGGCCGCGGCTGAGCACGTTCTCCTCGTCGAACTGCCGTGTCGCCTCCACCGTCTCGGCGTAGGTGATTCTATTGTTGAACATTACCAGCTTCGGACCGCCGTTGTTCTCTCCGCTCCCTCCGCTCGATCCGCTGGCTCTTCCGGAGCTCCGTTTTTTCACGCCGGCTCGGCTCTCCAGGAACCGCCTGCGCCAGCGAAACAGGCTGAAAGCAAAGCAGCAACAAAAGAGAACCAGAATGCAGGCCGCGGCCACCGCGAGGCCGATCACCAGGATGATATAACTCTTCTTGCGCCTCCGGCACTCTGTCTGCAACGGCTGGCCGCAGAGGTCCGGGTTCCCAGCAAATGCCGATGGATCACGGAAGCGGGAGCTCAGCAAGCCTGGAATCTCTCCTCTCAGGCTATTATCCGACACATTGAGGTACACCAGTCCGGAGATACGGGCAAGCGCCGAGGGAACGGATCCGGAGAGGTCATTGTCAGAGAGGTTTAGTGCCTGCAGCTTCGAAAGATTGGAAAGCGATTCTGGAATATCGCCGGAGAGATGGTTGCCGTCCAATTTGAGCGTCACCAAAGAGGTGCAGTTAGAGATATCCGGCGGGATATCTCCAGAGAGATTGTTCTGGCCGAGGTCGAGCTCCACGAGAGCAGAAAGCCGGGCGAGGTCCTCTGGAATGGGGCCGGACAAGTGGTTGTAGCGGAGCTGGAGAACAGTGAGGTTGGAGCAGTTGGCCAAGTCCGCGGGGATTTCGCCGGTGATGTTATTGTAGGATAACGAGAGAACTCTGAGGTACTGGAGGTAGCCGTAGGTCGCTGGGATTGGGCCGGAGAAGGAGTTGGCGGAGAGGTTGAGGACATGCAAGCTCCATAGGCTGCTGAAACCCTCAGGAACCTGGCCGGAGAATGCGTTGTCCGCAAGAGAGATCACCTGAAGGCTTGGCAACCCGAACAGCTCCGCAGGGAGATCGCCGGAAAGGTTCCTCTGGCCGCTGAGGTCCAGTGACTTCAGATTCAGCAACCTGCCGATTCCCGCCGGAATGACGCCGGTGTGGCTATTCTTGCTCAGGTTTAGCGTCTGCAGCCCAGCGAGGTCTCCGATGGTGGAAGGAATCTCACCGGAGATATCATTGCCGGCGAGGTCCAACGTTGTGAGGTTGCTTAACTTCATCAGTTCATCCGGGATCGCGCCGGAAATTTTGTTCCCGTAGAGCGAAATTGTTTGCAGCTC from Musa acuminata AAA Group cultivar baxijiao chromosome BXJ2-11, Cavendish_Baxijiao_AAA, whole genome shotgun sequence encodes:
- the LOC135627311 gene encoding heavy metal-associated isoprenylated plant protein 39-like; its protein translation is MNKTVFKLDLHDDKAKGKAMKDVCGFEEIDFIGMDMKEKKMTVIGSVNPLKVLIKLRKFWPADIVSLGPVKAEEAKKEETNEPQQQMGAASVNPYAAYNLERIEENPNPCAIM
- the LOC135627430 gene encoding probable inactive leucine-rich repeat receptor kinase XIAO — protein: MPSASAFSLSLLLLLLDALLVSAATPPQTHVNRTLETQAEIDALTAFRLALRDPLGALSGWDPASPSAPCDWRGVACATDAPRVVELRLPRLRLAGPISARISDLRLLKRLSLRSNLLSGPLPSALATLGCLRSLFLQSNALSGPLPPALLANLSALQVLNLAGNLLTGPVPAALPPGTRYLDLSANAFSGPVPANLSVVAPRLQFLDLSFNRLRGTIPGDLGRLPALAFLWLDGNLLEGTLPAILANCTSLVHLSIQGNGLQGIVPAAIAEMPKLQVLALARNRLSGDVPASIFYNTSAAGSSSLRIVQLGYNEFAGLALPPQGQHASTALEVLDLKENRLTGDFPAWFTNATGLTVLDLSGNTISGSLPPEIDRLASLQELRLGRNSMAGPVPGEIGRCSALQVLDLEENQFYGRIPAAFGSLSLLRDLYLGGNLFSGVIPANLGNLSELQTISLYGNKISGAIPDELMKLSNLTTLDLAGNDISGEIPSTIGDLAGLQTLNLSKNSHTGVIPAGIGRLLNLKSLDLSGQRNLSGDLPAELFGLPSLQVISLADNAFSGQVPEGFSSLWSLHVLNLSANSFSGPIPATYGYLQYLRVLSLSYNNITGEIPADLANCSNLTVLQLRYNHLSGPIPEDLARLSALVELDLGQNNLSGDIPPDISNCTSLVTLKLDGNHLSGDIPESLSNLSKLQALNLSDNDLSGSVPSALARISGLVYLNVSDNSLRGEIPGLLSSRFRDPSAFAGNPDLCGQPLQTECRRRKKSYIILVIGLAVAAACILVLFCCCFAFSLFRWRRRFLESRAGVKKRSSGRASGSSGGSGENNGGPKLVMFNNRITYAETVEATRQFDEENVLSRGRHGLVFKACYNDGTVLSILRLPSTSADGAIVIEEGAFRKEAESLGKVKHRNLTVLRGYYAGPPPDVRLLVYDYMPNGNLATLLQEASQQDGHVLNWPMRHLIALGVARGLAFLHGSGVVHGDVKPQNVLFDADFEPHLSDFGLEPIVVTAGAAAAAAAASTSAAAPAVGSLGYVAPDAAAAGQATREGDVYSFGIVLLELLTGRRPGTFAGEDEDIVKWVKRQLQRGQVAELLEPGLLELDPESSEWEEFLLGVKVGLLCTAPDPLDRPSMTDIVFMLEGCRVGPDLPSSADPTSQPSPA
- the LOC103972048 gene encoding beta-carotene 3-hydroxylase 2, chloroplastic, which gives rise to MAAGISAAATSLISCCFPREPSLPLKAAGDCFLLFGSSPGRASALRLWRRRATAVCFVLKEVGKDAEKNSRYTSTEVDPQGEETERSDALRASSERRTAERTARKRSERRAYLIAAVLSSLGITSTAVAAVYYRFSWQMEGGEVPVTEMFGTFALSVGAAVGMEFWARWAHRALWHASLWNMHESHHRPRDGPFELNDVFAIINAVPAISLMAYGFLNRGLLPGLCFGAGLGITLFGMAYMFVHDGLVHRRFPVGPIANVPYFRRVAAAHKIHHMDKFDGVPYGLFLGPKELEEVGGLEELEKEISRRAKLSDNSTNLSS